In Antedon mediterranea chromosome 10, ecAntMedi1.1, whole genome shotgun sequence, one genomic interval encodes:
- the LOC140061354 gene encoding zinc finger BED domain-containing protein 6-like: protein MFNNINMEALSSMGILPNNMDIVSKKSESNAAIPTKAKIFEHYSTEGSSVSMGNFKAQCKHCLLFISASTKTTSNLLTHLKRRHTDQYAAYLSSCNKSLQPINRSRPKFRTPVTQSERQMITHKSSGMMSQKDSFYRAMDTSNMRISNNVTPDGISISNVSRQVMISEVASTATLPAADNPSTNISNYVSPYMQRMYQSNPMTSGTSTTQSLHISSVNGESRQPRISQTNNMPESKEHPKNSLADAAVYLLAENLLPLRVLETDSFKEFVKIINVSCTLPSESELASKHIPNKQAEIQTNIIQKLNNILSVCITFDMWSHRNYSFVGMTIQFISEWKAYTALLVCKRSQVSFTNEEILQIYQETLYDFNLTDKIENVTTGGTFNEMKSLKVELAGFEGSTDCFEGDSNTESNNIYHFNPDQFIVIPERLPSFAKTLQLCVLDGMGDLGEVKVVLAKACSILNALEGSDISEELLATRPITEKSNIVQWNHQLKKLKWLLSLPENIKSAGLQHMLLTAADQALLQEFIEVLEPFEDATDYILKSSTASVGYVIPCIRGLQHFLQTARVNYVSKLVQQLNQSTITWFASYQFNETYLLAAVLDPRFKCNWCQENDLIKCMQLLEEKGTQINSCFPNGVTIKTEETDSETTPSKKRKLFDFMTEGPDKASGSSVSLTQEIKSYINASNVSLNTSTLDYWNQNKDTYPTLAKIAQNVLCIPAISSEAEVMFESAAQIQQQKDYQTMSDETFENLMFLHCNMKTFASSS from the exons ATGTTTAACAACATAAATATGGAGGCTTTGAGTTCTATGGGAATATTACCTAACAACATGGATATTGTTAGTAAAAAATCAGAGTCTAATGCAGCTATACCAACCAAGGCTAAGATATTTGAGCATTATAGCACAGAGGGTAGCTCAGTTTCTATGGGGAATTTTAAAGCCCAGTGCAAGCATTGTCTGCTGTTCATTTCTGCGTCTACCAAGACAACATCAAATCTTTTGACCCACTTAAAA agACGACACACAGATCAGTATGCTGCCTACCTGTCTTCATGCAACAAAAGTCTACAGCCTATCAACCGCAGTAGGCCAAAGTTCAGAACCCCTGTCACTCAATCAGAAAGACAAATGATAACACATAAGTCTTCAGGCATGATGTCTCAGAAAGATTCATTCTACAGAGCAATGGATACTTCTAATATGAGAATTAGCAACAATGTCACTCCTGATGGAATTAGCATTTCAAATGTTTCACGCCAAGTGATGATATCAGAGGTGGCAAGCACTGCCACACTGCCAGCTGCTGATAACCCGTCtacaaatatttcaaattatgtgtCTCCATACATGCAGAGAATGTACCAGAGCAACCCAATGACATCAGGTACAAGTACAACTCAAAGCCTGCATATATCATCTGTTAATGGAGAATCCAGACAACCACGCATTTCACAGACTAACAATATGCCTGAGAGTAAAGAACATCCCAAAAATTCATTAGCAGATGCAGCAGTGTACTTGTTGGCAGAGAACCTTTTACCATTACGGGTTCTAGAGACAGATAGCTTTAAAGAATTTGTTAAGATTATCAATGTTTCTTGTACTTTGCCATCTGAATCAGAACTAGCATCGAAACATATTCCAAACAAGCAAGCTGAGATACAAACTAATATCATTCAAAAGTTAAACAATATCTTGTCAGTCTGCATAACCTTTGACATGTGGTCACACAGAAATTACTCATTTGTTGGAATGACAATACAGTTCATAAGCGAATGGAAAGCATACACAGCACTTCTGGTATGCAAGCGATCTCAAGTTAGCTTCACAAATGAGGAGATTCTTCAGATTTACCAAGAAACATTATATGATTTTAACTTAACAGACAAGATAGAGAATGTCACAACTGGTGGCACGTTCAATGAGATGAAGTCTCTGAAGGTGGAGTTGGCAGGATTTGAGGGAAGCACTGATTGCTTTGAAGGTGACAGTAATACAGAGAGTAATAATATCTATCATTTTAACCCAGATCAATTTATTGTTATTCCTGAAAGGTTACCATCATTTGCCAAAACACTACAATTGTGTGTTTTGGATGGAATGGGAGACCTTGGAGAAGTGAAGGTGGTTCTAGCAAAAGCATGCTCTATTCTTAATGCTCTTGAAGGATCAGATATTTCTGAAGAACTTTTAGCAACCAGACCAATAACTGAAAAAAGTAATATTGTTCAATGGAATCACCAACTTAAAAAATTGAAATGGCTGTTGAGTTTGCCAGAGAACATCAAATCAGCAGGTTTGCAGCACATGTTACTCACAGCAGCAGACCAAGCTCTTTTACAAGAATTCATAGAAGTGTTAGAACCTTTTGAGGATGCTACAGACTACATTCTGAAGAGCAGTACTGCTTCCGTAGGTTATGTGATTCCATGTATTCGTGGCTTGCAACATTTTCTACAAACAGCAAGAGTGAATTATGTTTCAAAGCTTGTTCAGCAGCTAAATCAATCCACCATAACATGGTTTGCATCTTATCAGTTTAATGAGACGTATTTACTAGCTGCCGTGCTTGATCCTCGTTTCAAGTGTAACTGGTGTCAGGAAAATGATCTTATCAAATGTATGCAGCTTCTTGAAGAGAAAGGAACTCAAATTAACTCTTGCTTCCCAAATGGAGTTACTATTAAGACAGAAGAAACTGACTCTGAAACAACTCCATCAAAAAAGAGAAAACTATTTGATTTCATGACAGAAGGTCCTGATAAGGCATCAGGGTCATCTGTATCTCTTACACAAGAAATAAAGAGCTACATTAATGCAAGCAATGTCAGTCTTAACACAAGTACCTTGGACTATTGGAACCAGAACAAAGACACATATCCAACATTAGCAAAGATTGCTCAGAATGTGTTATGTATTCCTGCAATCTCAAGTGAAGCCGAGGTCATGTTTGAATCTGCAGCTCAAATCCAGCAACAAAAAGACTACCAGACAATGTCAGATGAAACCTTTGAAAACTTGATGTTTTTACATTGTAATATGAAAACATTTGCTTCAAGCTCTTGA